A stretch of the Bordetella genomosp. 8 genome encodes the following:
- a CDS encoding amino acid ABC transporter ATP-binding protein, with translation MSTAESMIELRGVSKSFGATQVLKSIDLHVHTGEVLVLIGASGSGKSTVLRIMSGLERADAGQVWVNSIPMHESRRAAEIRGQVGMVFQQFNLFPHKTALGNVTLALIKVRKMRPDEARTRAMDVLSRVGLADRALHYPSQLSGGQQQRVAIARALAMEPGIMFFDEATSALDPELVGEVTEVMRALARDGMTMVVVTHEMGFARKTADRVVFMDRGLIVEQGVPEQIFTHPQNARTQQFLHRVLDH, from the coding sequence ATGAGCACCGCTGAGTCGATGATTGAGCTCCGCGGTGTGAGCAAGTCCTTCGGCGCTACCCAGGTCTTGAAATCCATCGACCTGCATGTCCATACCGGTGAGGTGCTGGTACTGATAGGCGCGTCGGGCTCCGGAAAGAGTACCGTGTTGCGCATCATGAGCGGCCTGGAACGGGCGGATGCCGGCCAGGTCTGGGTCAACTCGATACCCATGCATGAGTCCCGGCGCGCCGCGGAAATCCGCGGCCAGGTAGGTATGGTGTTTCAGCAGTTCAACCTGTTCCCGCACAAAACCGCCTTGGGAAACGTCACGCTGGCATTGATAAAGGTCCGGAAGATGCGGCCGGATGAGGCGCGCACGAGAGCCATGGACGTACTTTCGCGCGTGGGCCTGGCGGACCGTGCGTTGCATTATCCAAGCCAACTGTCGGGCGGGCAGCAACAAAGAGTGGCGATAGCACGAGCGCTCGCGATGGAGCCGGGCATCATGTTCTTCGATGAAGCGACATCCGCGCTGGATCCCGAACTGGTGGGCGAGGTTACCGAGGTGATGCGAGCGCTAGCCCGGGATGGGATGACGATGGTGGTCGTCACTCACGAAATGGGATTTGCCCGCAAGACCGCGGACCGCGTTGTGTTCATGGACCGCGGATTGATTGTGGAGCAGGGCGTTCCTGAGCAGATCTTTACGCATCCGCAAAACGCCCGTACGCAGCAGTTCCTGCATCGCGTACTCGATCACTGA
- a CDS encoding ABC transporter substrate-binding protein: MNKLFRSVAAALLALAAASAVAQEMRIGLQEDPDVLDPHRGRTFVGRIVLASLCDKLVDIDPQLHIVPQLATSWSWSADNTVLTMKLRTDVLFHDETKFDAAAAKANLDRERTIKESYRKGEVISIDKVEAPDPQTLVIRLKYPDATLLTQLGDRAGMMMSPASFDPQDEEKVGRKPICSGPFKFVERVQNDRVVLERFDKYYDAKDYHFKRVVYLPIPDTTVRLQNLRAGSLDMLERLSPSDAADVQKDSHLRFANIAGLGFQELYFNINNGDRAKTNPFVDPRVRKALDLAIDRDAINQVVGGGIFEPASQPFPPASPYHSAKFPVEKRDVAKAKALLKEAGKTSVKAELLFGNNTTAAAMAEMIQAMAREAGIELSLRPTDYAAMLHQMRAGNFEVGMRNWSGRSDPDGNVFAFISCKGQVNDGEYCNPEVDKLLHDARQTTDEAKRKDMYEQIQAITHKDVVDIFLYYPPSPFALQRKVQGFVPHPDGLIHLKGVSFAQQ; encoded by the coding sequence ATGAATAAGCTGTTTCGGAGCGTCGCCGCGGCGCTATTGGCGCTGGCCGCGGCGTCCGCGGTCGCCCAGGAAATGCGTATTGGCCTGCAAGAAGACCCGGATGTGCTGGACCCCCACCGTGGGCGTACCTTCGTCGGCCGGATCGTTCTTGCCTCCCTGTGCGACAAGCTCGTCGATATCGACCCGCAATTGCACATCGTCCCGCAGCTGGCCACGTCGTGGAGCTGGAGCGCCGACAACACGGTGCTGACCATGAAGCTGCGCACCGACGTGCTGTTCCATGACGAAACGAAGTTCGATGCCGCGGCCGCCAAGGCCAACCTGGACCGCGAGCGCACCATCAAGGAAAGCTACCGCAAGGGGGAGGTGATATCGATCGACAAGGTCGAAGCCCCCGATCCGCAAACGCTGGTGATCAGGCTGAAGTATCCCGACGCCACCTTGCTCACCCAGCTCGGCGACCGGGCGGGCATGATGATGTCGCCCGCCAGCTTCGATCCTCAGGACGAAGAAAAGGTAGGGCGCAAGCCCATATGTTCCGGCCCGTTCAAGTTCGTCGAACGCGTGCAGAACGATCGCGTGGTGCTGGAGCGCTTCGACAAGTACTACGACGCGAAGGACTACCACTTCAAGCGCGTCGTGTATCTGCCGATTCCAGATACCACGGTGAGGCTGCAGAACCTGCGCGCGGGCAGCCTGGACATGCTGGAGCGCCTCAGCCCATCCGACGCCGCCGACGTGCAGAAAGACAGCCATCTGCGCTTCGCCAATATCGCCGGCCTGGGATTCCAGGAGCTCTACTTCAATATCAATAACGGCGACCGCGCCAAGACGAATCCGTTCGTCGATCCTCGCGTCAGGAAAGCGCTGGATCTGGCGATAGACCGCGACGCGATCAACCAGGTTGTCGGCGGCGGAATCTTCGAGCCGGCCAGCCAGCCGTTCCCGCCTGCCAGCCCGTATCACAGCGCCAAATTTCCCGTCGAGAAACGCGACGTCGCGAAGGCCAAGGCATTGCTGAAAGAAGCCGGCAAGACCTCCGTGAAGGCTGAACTGCTGTTCGGCAACAATACGACGGCGGCCGCCATGGCCGAGATGATCCAGGCCATGGCGCGCGAGGCCGGCATCGAATTGAGCCTGCGCCCCACAGACTATGCGGCCATGCTGCATCAGATGCGCGCGGGCAATTTCGAAGTGGGCATGCGCAACTGGTCGGGACGCTCGGATCCGGATGGCAATGTCTTTGCGTTCATCTCATGCAAGGGGCAGGTGAACGATGGCGAATACTGCAACCCGGAAGTCGACAAGCTGCTGCACGACGCGCGCCAGACCACCGACGAGGCGAAGCGCAAGGACATGTATGAGCAGATCCAGGCCATCACGCACAAGGACGTGGTCGACATATTCCTGTACTACCCGCCGTCGCCGTTTGCGCTGCAACGCAAAGTCCAGGGCTTCGTTCCCCATCCGGACGGCCTTATCCATTTGAAAGGCGTTTCGTTCGCGCAGCAATGA
- a CDS encoding ArsR/SmtB family transcription factor: protein MTEDKAVCALAALAHAQRLQVFRLLVVAGPEGLTPSVMADRLGVARNALSFHLKELAHAGLTSVEQQGRNLIYRANYLHMNDLLGYLTEHCCQGVACDVDASGAACAAC from the coding sequence ATGACTGAAGACAAGGCCGTATGCGCCCTCGCCGCCTTGGCCCATGCGCAACGCCTGCAGGTGTTCCGCCTGTTGGTCGTGGCAGGCCCGGAAGGGCTGACGCCCAGCGTCATGGCCGATCGGTTGGGGGTGGCGCGCAATGCCCTGTCATTTCACTTGAAAGAGCTTGCGCACGCCGGGCTGACCAGCGTCGAACAGCAGGGCCGCAACCTGATATACCGCGCCAATTACTTGCATATGAACGACCTGCTGGGCTACCTGACCGAGCATTGCTGCCAAGGCGTGGCGTGCGACGTTGACGCCAGTGGGGCTGCCTGCGCCGCCTGTTGA
- a CDS encoding GntR family transcriptional regulator, producing MALQLSNLPNLGAPPNSSDIIAKHLREAITSGTLDEGEPIRQDDVAKLFNVSKIPVREALKRLEAEGLVEFQRHRGAVVTSMSEPEIAEIFMVRAILESNAIKLSIPHMTEQTFERAEQLCDQFANELDVARWAELNWEFHSCLYTDAASPFLLSLIRSVNDRIERYLRLQLTLSGGKGLADHEHREILQACRNRNAELASELIKAHIQQAAQSLLGSLPKRSPAA from the coding sequence TTGGCGCTCCAACTATCCAATCTCCCCAACCTCGGGGCCCCGCCGAATTCTTCCGACATCATCGCCAAGCATCTGCGCGAAGCGATCACCAGTGGCACGTTGGACGAAGGGGAACCGATACGACAGGACGACGTCGCCAAGCTGTTCAACGTCAGCAAGATCCCCGTCCGGGAGGCGCTCAAGCGCCTGGAAGCCGAGGGCCTGGTGGAATTCCAGCGCCATCGCGGCGCCGTGGTGACCAGCATGTCCGAACCCGAGATCGCCGAGATCTTCATGGTTCGGGCGATCCTGGAATCCAACGCCATCAAGCTGTCGATCCCGCACATGACGGAGCAGACGTTCGAGCGGGCGGAGCAGTTGTGCGACCAGTTCGCGAACGAACTCGACGTTGCGCGGTGGGCCGAGCTCAACTGGGAGTTTCATTCCTGCCTGTACACCGATGCGGCGTCTCCCTTCCTGTTGAGCCTGATTCGATCGGTGAACGACAGGATCGAACGCTATCTACGCCTGCAACTCACGCTGTCGGGCGGCAAGGGCCTCGCGGACCATGAGCATCGCGAAATTTTGCAGGCATGCCGCAACCGGAACGCCGAGTTGGCCTCCGAACTGATCAAGGCGCATATCCAGCAGGCCGCGCAGTCGCTGCTTGGCAGCCTGCCCAAGCGCAGTCCCGCTGCGTAA
- a CDS encoding amino acid ABC transporter permease — MNLQILTASLPVLLHGFMITLLLALASGVGGTLLGLLAALLRTFGPWGTSVAARIYVELFRGSPALITLMLIYFGVSYFGYAIDLFAAGVIGLSIYEGASIAEVFRAGIEAVPKGQWEASQILGLSRLQTFFSVILPQTGKIVLPPLVGQYIGLIKNTSIVSMIGMGELMHQGQAIVDRIGRPAGIYAMVAVIYFAVCYPLSRWVRRHDSRRSVLS; from the coding sequence TTGAATCTCCAGATTCTGACCGCCAGCCTGCCGGTCCTGCTGCATGGCTTCATGATTACGCTGCTTCTGGCGCTTGCTTCCGGTGTCGGCGGCACGCTGCTCGGACTGCTCGCCGCGCTGCTGCGTACTTTCGGGCCCTGGGGCACTTCTGTCGCCGCCAGGATCTATGTAGAGCTGTTCCGCGGCAGCCCGGCACTGATCACCCTGATGCTCATCTATTTTGGCGTGTCTTACTTCGGCTACGCCATCGACCTTTTCGCCGCGGGGGTGATCGGGTTGAGTATCTACGAGGGCGCCTCTATAGCGGAGGTGTTCCGCGCTGGAATAGAAGCCGTGCCGAAAGGCCAATGGGAAGCGTCGCAGATATTGGGCTTGAGCCGGCTCCAGACATTCTTCTCCGTGATCCTGCCGCAGACCGGCAAGATTGTTTTGCCCCCGCTGGTCGGGCAATACATCGGCCTGATCAAGAATACCTCCATCGTGAGCATGATCGGCATGGGTGAATTGATGCACCAGGGGCAGGCGATTGTCGACCGGATCGGCCGCCCCGCCGGGATTTACGCCATGGTGGCCGTGATCTACTTTGCCGTGTGCTATCCACTGTCGCGCTGGGTGCGCCGCCACGATTCCAGAAGGAGCGTGCTGTCATGA
- a CDS encoding amino acid ABC transporter permease has product MSYQWIALASYAGEFYAAILLTLQVTVLAFGLGVGFGLLAAAAAGSRSRLLASIAAGYIELMRNTPMLLQIFIVFFGLPSLGVKLDAYTAGVIALGLNAGGFLAEIFRAGMASVPRGQLEAASILGLGRAQVFLHVVLPQAARAVYPAIVNNLIHVLLGTSLLSAIALPELTGVASVINSRTLLYVQTFAMTLLGYLIMSNAISLAAAYIGTKVFQPPVVTPRSSRLLERIA; this is encoded by the coding sequence ATGAGTTACCAGTGGATAGCGCTCGCGAGCTACGCGGGCGAGTTCTATGCCGCGATTCTGCTGACCTTGCAGGTCACCGTCCTGGCTTTTGGGCTGGGTGTGGGTTTTGGCCTGTTGGCGGCCGCCGCCGCCGGCTCCCGGTCCAGGCTGCTCGCGTCGATCGCCGCCGGCTATATAGAGCTGATGCGCAACACACCCATGCTGCTGCAGATCTTCATCGTGTTTTTTGGCTTGCCGTCGCTGGGCGTAAAGCTCGACGCATACACGGCAGGCGTAATTGCCCTGGGCTTGAATGCGGGAGGGTTCCTGGCCGAGATATTCCGGGCCGGCATGGCGTCCGTGCCGCGTGGGCAGTTGGAGGCTGCTTCGATTCTCGGCCTGGGGCGCGCGCAGGTTTTTCTGCATGTCGTGCTGCCCCAGGCTGCCCGCGCCGTCTATCCCGCCATCGTCAACAACCTGATCCATGTGCTGCTGGGTACGTCCTTGTTATCGGCGATAGCCTTGCCGGAGTTGACTGGAGTGGCCAGCGTAATCAACTCCCGAACACTGCTCTATGTGCAAACCTTCGCAATGACACTGCTCGGATACCTCATCATGAGCAACGCGATATCGCTCGCGGCTGCCTATATCGGCACCAAGGTATTTCAACCGCCGGTCGTGACGCCGCGGTCATCGCGACTCCTGGAGAGGATAGCTTGA
- a CDS encoding transporter substrate-binding domain-containing protein: MIVKGLRLCAGLGFLILAGCTKVDVPGTAPNASSPAERTSVAESSLKAVLQRGVLRVGSCLSSAPFGFYDQSGAADGYDVDLAKELAKRMGVKLEVINIKGADRILNIQTGKVDVVICNFTRNLERAKEVAFTDPYVVAGQSLIVRKDSGIKSLQDMRSHSIATVKGSTNGDEVRSLNMGMKIQEYDNSLGAILAVKQGQADAMLEDTNFLVYQAKLNPELIVTDEAPVPLQYNGFGLRQGDQVWLNYLNEFLFEISQSKVNAKLYEKWFGVPPRFALNPQY, translated from the coding sequence ATGATCGTAAAAGGCCTGCGGCTGTGCGCGGGGCTTGGTTTTCTTATCCTGGCCGGCTGCACCAAGGTCGATGTGCCCGGAACCGCGCCGAATGCGTCCAGCCCGGCCGAAAGAACCTCGGTAGCCGAATCCTCCCTGAAGGCAGTGTTGCAACGCGGTGTTCTGCGTGTGGGTTCGTGCCTGTCATCGGCGCCATTCGGCTTCTACGACCAGAGCGGAGCGGCCGATGGCTACGACGTCGACCTCGCGAAGGAGTTGGCCAAGCGGATGGGCGTGAAGCTGGAAGTCATCAACATCAAGGGCGCGGACCGCATACTGAATATCCAGACCGGGAAAGTCGATGTGGTGATCTGCAACTTCACGCGCAATCTGGAGCGTGCCAAGGAAGTCGCCTTCACCGACCCCTATGTCGTCGCGGGCCAATCCTTGATCGTCAGAAAGGATAGCGGCATCAAGTCCTTGCAAGACATGCGCAGCCACAGCATCGCTACCGTGAAAGGTTCAACCAATGGCGATGAGGTGCGTTCCCTGAACATGGGGATGAAGATCCAGGAGTACGACAATTCGCTGGGCGCGATCCTGGCGGTCAAGCAAGGGCAGGCCGATGCGATGCTCGAAGATACCAATTTCCTGGTGTATCAGGCGAAGTTGAATCCGGAGCTGATCGTCACCGACGAAGCGCCCGTGCCGCTGCAATACAACGGTTTCGGGCTCCGGCAGGGCGACCAGGTATGGCTCAACTATCTGAACGAGTTCCTGTTCGAAATCAGCCAGTCGAAGGTGAACGCGAAACTGTATGAAAAGTGGTTTGGCGTTCCTCCCCGCTTCGCACTGAATCCGCAGTACTGA
- a CDS encoding arsenate reductase ArsC translates to MTATYNALFVCTGNSARSILAEGLLNGLGGDRFTAYSAGSHPRGQVHPLALATLERLGMPASGYRSKSWDEFARPDAPRLDFIFTVCDNAAGEVCPLWPGRPMSAHWGVPDPAAVEGDDAQRKAFHTAALTLKRRIELFLALPVAQLDAMSLGHELRSIGKA, encoded by the coding sequence ATGACCGCCACCTATAACGCGCTGTTTGTCTGCACTGGAAATTCCGCCCGCTCCATCCTCGCCGAAGGCCTGCTCAATGGATTGGGCGGGGATCGCTTCACCGCCTATTCGGCTGGCAGCCACCCCAGGGGCCAGGTCCATCCCCTGGCGCTGGCGACGCTGGAACGCCTGGGCATGCCCGCCAGCGGCTATCGCAGCAAGAGCTGGGATGAATTCGCTCGCCCGGATGCACCGCGCCTGGATTTCATCTTCACGGTGTGCGACAACGCCGCGGGAGAGGTCTGCCCCTTGTGGCCCGGCAGGCCGATGTCGGCGCATTGGGGCGTGCCCGATCCTGCCGCCGTGGAGGGCGACGACGCGCAACGAAAAGCCTTCCACACCGCGGCATTGACGCTGAAGCGCAGGATCGAGCTTTTTCTGGCGCTGCCGGTCGCGCAGCTGGACGCCATGTCATTGGGGCATGAATTGCGAAGCATAGGCAAGGCATGA
- a CDS encoding amidase, which produces MSKPTGDKRPGNEIVDLSAIELSAAIHRRAVSCIEVMAAYLSQIDRINPRVNAIVGRMDAEQALRVAADADAELAKGRSRGWMHGFPQAPKDTASVAGMVSTRGSRIYRDAVTQVDGLAISRMRAAGSIFIGRTNAPEFGLGSHTYNAVYGATGNAYDPSRCAGGSSGGAAVALATHMLPVADGGDMMGSLRNPAGYNNVFGMRPSFGRVPGAPADDVFFDQLSTSGPMARSVAELSMLLSIQAGADPRAPFSIRQDPSVFTQPLHRDCQGLRIGWLGDFDGYLATEPGVLDLCERALGTLRDIGCSVEAARVDFAMDRLWKAWTTLRSYQIAGERRQDYDHAAHRDLLKPEMIWEVESGRALSAADVYDATVARSAWFQQFTRLFDTYDFLVLPTAQVFPFDIASDWPHSIDGRTMDTYHRWMEVVIPVSMAGVPALNVPAGFSATGLPMGLQLIGPPLGDMAVLQLGHAYEQACPHVRVGSPLLDQ; this is translated from the coding sequence ATGAGCAAGCCGACCGGCGACAAGCGTCCTGGCAATGAAATCGTCGACCTGTCGGCCATCGAGCTGTCCGCCGCCATACACCGGCGCGCCGTATCCTGCATCGAGGTGATGGCGGCCTACCTGTCGCAGATCGATCGCATCAACCCGCGCGTCAATGCGATCGTGGGAAGGATGGACGCCGAACAGGCGTTGCGAGTCGCGGCGGACGCGGATGCCGAGCTCGCAAAAGGCCGCAGCCGTGGCTGGATGCACGGATTTCCCCAGGCCCCTAAAGACACCGCGTCGGTCGCGGGCATGGTGTCGACGCGTGGCTCGCGCATCTACCGCGATGCCGTGACGCAGGTCGACGGCCTTGCCATCAGCCGCATGCGCGCGGCGGGATCCATCTTCATCGGGCGCACGAACGCGCCGGAATTCGGATTGGGCTCGCATACGTACAACGCGGTTTACGGCGCCACGGGCAATGCCTACGACCCGTCGCGCTGCGCGGGCGGAAGCAGTGGCGGCGCCGCGGTTGCGCTCGCCACGCATATGCTGCCGGTGGCCGACGGTGGCGACATGATGGGATCCCTGCGCAATCCGGCGGGCTACAACAATGTGTTCGGCATGCGGCCGTCCTTCGGGCGTGTTCCCGGCGCGCCCGCCGATGACGTCTTTTTCGACCAGTTGAGCACTAGCGGCCCGATGGCGCGATCGGTTGCGGAGCTGTCCATGCTGCTTTCGATCCAGGCGGGCGCGGACCCCAGGGCGCCGTTCTCCATACGACAGGACCCGAGCGTATTCACCCAACCCCTGCACCGCGACTGCCAAGGACTGCGCATAGGCTGGCTGGGCGATTTCGATGGCTATCTGGCTACCGAGCCCGGCGTCCTGGACCTGTGCGAACGTGCGCTGGGCACCTTGCGCGACATCGGCTGCTCCGTGGAGGCGGCACGCGTCGATTTTGCAATGGACAGGCTGTGGAAGGCATGGACGACGCTGCGCAGCTACCAGATCGCCGGTGAGCGCCGCCAGGATTACGATCACGCCGCGCATCGTGATTTGCTCAAGCCCGAGATGATATGGGAGGTCGAATCCGGCCGGGCATTGTCGGCTGCCGACGTCTACGATGCCACGGTCGCGCGCAGCGCCTGGTTCCAGCAATTCACCCGCCTGTTCGATACCTATGATTTCCTGGTCCTGCCCACGGCGCAGGTCTTTCCGTTCGACATCGCCAGCGATTGGCCGCACAGCATCGATGGCAGGACCATGGACACCTACCACCGCTGGATGGAGGTCGTCATTCCGGTCTCCATGGCCGGCGTGCCTGCCTTGAATGTCCCTGCTGGATTTTCCGCCACCGGCCTGCCGATGGGCCTGCAATTGATCGGCCCGCCCCTGGGCGACATGGCGGTGCTCCAGTTGGGGCATGCGTACGAACAGGCTTGCCCGCACGTGCGCGTCGGGAGCCCGCTGCTGGATCAGTGA